One stretch of Streptomyces sp. R21 DNA includes these proteins:
- a CDS encoding glycoside hydrolase family 6 protein produces the protein MCCTGAFRGDPAPVSLWTAPDSRAAQQAAEWRRAGRTADAALMDRIAARPQAEWLNGPNPGPIVRADTTAAARAGRTAVLVAYYIPNRDCGQYSVGGARTAEDYRVWVDEFAAALGDRGAYVIVEPDAVAQVVAGCTRIVAKERYALLAYAVDRFKRQPRTHVYLDAGNPSWIPEAWRLVDALKASGAQRADGVALNVSNFQTDKASSAYGDWLSKDLGGKHYVIDTSRNGNGPYTGTDAWCNPPGRALGTPPTTRTNTPLLDAYLWIKRPGESDGTCRGGPSAGQWWTSYALELARSARG, from the coding sequence CTGTGCTGCACCGGAGCGTTCCGCGGAGACCCGGCACCGGTCTCGCTCTGGACCGCCCCCGACTCCCGCGCCGCCCAGCAGGCCGCCGAGTGGCGCCGGGCGGGCCGGACCGCGGACGCCGCGCTCATGGACCGCATCGCCGCCCGCCCCCAGGCCGAGTGGCTGAACGGCCCGAACCCCGGCCCCATCGTCCGGGCCGACACGACCGCCGCCGCACGCGCCGGACGCACCGCCGTGCTGGTGGCCTACTACATCCCGAACCGCGACTGCGGCCAGTACTCGGTCGGCGGCGCCCGCACCGCCGAGGACTACCGCGTCTGGGTCGACGAGTTCGCGGCGGCCCTCGGCGACCGCGGCGCCTACGTGATCGTCGAACCGGACGCCGTCGCCCAGGTGGTGGCCGGATGCACCCGCATCGTGGCGAAGGAGCGCTACGCACTGCTCGCGTACGCCGTCGACCGCTTCAAACGGCAACCGCGCACGCACGTCTACCTCGACGCGGGCAACCCCAGCTGGATCCCGGAGGCATGGCGCCTGGTCGACGCCCTCAAGGCATCGGGCGCGCAACGCGCCGACGGAGTCGCCCTGAACGTATCCAACTTCCAGACCGACAAGGCCAGTTCCGCCTACGGCGACTGGCTCTCCAAGGACCTCGGCGGCAAGCACTACGTCATCGACACCAGCCGCAACGGCAACGGCCCCTACACCGGCACGGACGCCTGGTGCAATCCGCCGGGACGCGCCCTCGGCACCCCGCCGACCACCCGCACGAACACCCCTCTCCTCGACGCCTACCTGTGGATCAAACGCCCGGGCGAGTCCGACGGAACGTGCCGGGGCGGTCCGTCGGCCGGGCAATGGTGGACGTCGTACGCACTGGAATTGGCGCGCAGCGCACGCGGCTGA